One window of the Conexibacter sp. SYSU D00693 genome contains the following:
- a CDS encoding carbon-nitrogen hydrolase family protein: MSEITITAAAAPFDRDLDAGLARIAGIVDEARAAGTDLLVLPEAALGGYVETLHGAVDDPPPALDPDGPEVRRVAELAGSDMTICVGLCEDGGDGIRHNVAVALHDGEVLHLHRKVHMPLDEGRFTTPGDRLAAFDTPVGRIGMLICYDKAFPEASRTLALDGAQALCFLSAWPCSATNAAERLEDDRQWRRSELWDRSRAAENSLVVASANQTGSFGKLRFLGGARITNPNGDVVAATGTGPGLATTTLDLDATVERARRALSPIRDLRPDTYRTAEPLLA; the protein is encoded by the coding sequence ATGAGCGAGATCACCATCACCGCCGCCGCCGCGCCGTTCGACCGCGACCTCGACGCCGGCCTGGCCCGCATCGCCGGGATCGTCGACGAGGCGCGCGCCGCGGGCACCGACCTGCTCGTGCTGCCCGAGGCGGCGCTGGGCGGCTACGTCGAGACGCTCCACGGCGCCGTCGACGACCCGCCGCCGGCGCTGGACCCCGACGGCCCGGAGGTCCGCCGCGTCGCCGAGCTGGCCGGCAGCGACATGACGATCTGCGTGGGCCTCTGCGAGGACGGCGGCGACGGGATCCGCCACAACGTCGCCGTGGCGCTCCACGACGGCGAGGTCCTGCACCTGCACCGCAAGGTCCACATGCCGCTCGACGAGGGGCGCTTCACGACGCCGGGCGACCGCCTCGCCGCGTTCGACACCCCGGTCGGCCGGATCGGGATGCTCATCTGCTACGACAAGGCCTTCCCGGAGGCGTCGCGCACGCTGGCCCTCGACGGCGCCCAGGCGCTGTGCTTCCTCAGCGCCTGGCCGTGCAGCGCCACCAACGCCGCCGAGCGCCTCGAGGACGACCGCCAGTGGCGCCGCTCGGAGCTGTGGGACCGCTCGCGTGCCGCGGAGAACTCGCTCGTCGTCGCCTCGGCCAACCAGACCGGGAGCTTCGGCAAGCTGCGCTTCCTCGGCGGCGCGCGCATCACGAACCCCAACGGCGACGTCGTCGCCGCCACCGGCACCGGCCCGGGCCTGGCGACGACGACGCTCGACCTCGACGCGACCGTCGAGCGCGCCCGCCGCGCGCTGTCGCCCATCCGCGACCTGCGCCCGGACACCTACCGCACGGCCGAGCCGCTGCTCGCCTAG
- a CDS encoding PAS domain S-box protein — MTDAAPAHPEQEPDLARHLGLLIQSVGDYAIFLLDQRGYVQTWNRGAERMKGYRADEIIGRHFSTFYQQEDVERDHPGDELAIATAEGRYEEEGWRVRKDGSRFWANVTITAIRDHDGTLLGFGKVTRDLTARRLSEEQLRASAATLQEANQELDQFRRLVASVRDYAIFMLDAGGFIASWNAGAQNIKQYAAEEAIGRHFSIFYTQPDKDRDHPAYELQVAAAEGRYEEEGWRVRKDGSTFWASVTITAVRNDHGVLVGFAKVTRDLTERRAAEEELRRTQERLRRSNHDLQQFAAVAAHDLSEPLHTAAGFADLLVRREGDRLSAEGREVLDQLTASVGRMRDLISDVLSYARLVDVPSAPATVQLRPAVERVVAALEAAIDERGARVELDVPEGAAVSADVMSVELVLQNLLANGLKFGDGDTPLITIAAEPERDGWCIAVTDNGSGIPVADQDRIFGAFEQVDGARADRGSGLGLAIARRHVDRYGGQIGVQSSPGSGSRFFFWLPGA, encoded by the coding sequence GTGACCGACGCCGCGCCGGCGCACCCCGAGCAGGAGCCCGACCTCGCGCGGCACCTCGGCCTGCTCATCCAGAGCGTCGGCGACTACGCGATCTTCCTGCTCGACCAGCGGGGCTACGTGCAGACGTGGAACCGCGGGGCCGAGCGGATGAAGGGCTACCGGGCCGACGAGATCATCGGCCGCCACTTCTCGACCTTCTACCAGCAGGAGGACGTCGAGCGCGACCACCCCGGCGACGAGCTGGCGATCGCCACGGCGGAGGGCCGCTACGAGGAGGAGGGCTGGCGCGTGCGCAAGGACGGCTCGCGCTTCTGGGCCAACGTCACGATCACCGCGATCCGCGACCACGACGGCACGCTGCTGGGCTTCGGCAAGGTCACCCGCGACCTGACCGCCCGCCGGCTGTCCGAGGAGCAGCTGCGGGCGAGCGCGGCGACGCTCCAGGAGGCCAACCAGGAGCTCGACCAGTTCCGCCGCCTGGTCGCCAGCGTCCGCGACTACGCCATCTTCATGCTCGACGCCGGCGGCTTCATCGCGTCGTGGAACGCCGGCGCCCAGAACATCAAGCAGTACGCGGCCGAGGAGGCGATCGGCCGCCACTTCTCGATCTTCTACACCCAGCCCGACAAGGACCGGGACCACCCGGCCTACGAGCTCCAGGTCGCGGCGGCCGAGGGCCGCTACGAGGAGGAGGGCTGGCGCGTGCGCAAGGACGGCTCGACCTTCTGGGCGAGCGTCACCATCACCGCCGTGCGCAACGACCACGGCGTGCTGGTCGGCTTCGCCAAGGTCACCCGCGACCTCACCGAGCGCCGCGCCGCCGAGGAGGAGCTGCGCCGCACCCAGGAGCGCCTGCGCCGCTCCAACCACGACCTCCAGCAGTTCGCCGCCGTCGCCGCGCACGACCTCTCCGAGCCGCTGCACACGGCGGCCGGCTTCGCCGACCTGCTCGTGCGCCGCGAGGGCGACCGGCTGAGCGCCGAGGGCCGCGAGGTCCTCGACCAGCTGACCGCGTCGGTCGGGCGCATGCGCGACCTCATCTCCGACGTCCTGTCCTACGCGCGGCTCGTCGACGTGCCCTCCGCGCCGGCGACGGTGCAGCTGCGTCCCGCGGTCGAGCGCGTCGTGGCGGCGCTCGAGGCCGCCATCGACGAGCGCGGCGCGCGGGTCGAGCTCGACGTGCCCGAGGGCGCCGCCGTCAGCGCCGACGTCATGAGCGTCGAGCTCGTCCTGCAGAACCTGCTGGCCAACGGCCTGAAGTTCGGCGACGGCGACACGCCGCTGATCACCATCGCGGCGGAGCCCGAGCGCGACGGCTGGTGCATCGCCGTGACCGACAACGGCAGCGGCATCCCGGTCGCCGACCAGGACCGCATCTTCGGCGCCTTCGAGCAGGTCGACGGCGCGCGGGCCGACCGCGGGTCGGGACTGGGCCTCGCCATCGCCCGCCGGCACGTCGACCGCTACGGCGGGCAGATCGGCGTCCAGTCGTCGCCCGGCAGCGGCAGCCGCTTCTTCTTCTGGCTGCCGGGCGCCTGA
- a CDS encoding response regulator: MDPARVLLCDDAIGFPRLVAGWLSDAPDLELVEMVDHEAAGLAKAAELQPDVLLLDVVLPGGQITRELVDQFRAAADGMRVVLISSLPAAELEPFAASMGADGFCTKATTASGLHDAIRAALGADA; the protein is encoded by the coding sequence ATGGACCCGGCCCGCGTGCTCCTGTGCGACGACGCGATCGGCTTCCCGCGGCTCGTCGCCGGGTGGCTCTCCGACGCGCCGGACCTCGAGCTCGTGGAGATGGTCGACCACGAGGCGGCGGGCCTCGCGAAGGCCGCCGAGCTGCAGCCCGACGTCCTGCTGCTCGACGTCGTCCTGCCCGGCGGCCAGATCACGCGCGAGCTGGTGGACCAGTTCCGCGCCGCCGCGGACGGCATGCGCGTCGTGCTCATCTCGAGCCTCCCCGCGGCCGAGCTCGAGCCGTTCGCCGCGAGCATGGGGGCCGATGGCTTCTGCACCAAGGCGACGACCGCCTCGGGGCTGCACGACGCGATCCGCGCTGCGCTCGGCGCGGACGCCTAG
- a CDS encoding MSMEG_0567/sll0787 family protein, translating to MSTATLTHLRVVRAEDDPRRLAAYHAMRRRAFVEQQGLFAREDLDDHDAAPGIRVLVAVDHHGDVLGGVRLHPVGDDPALGWWRGSRLVCSEVLGLRRGAVGAALVRAACGEARRAGALRFDAHVQARHASFFARLGWDDVRALDVGGAAHRLMRWPVLRLAALAQSTKAPLGPLLAEALGTPAPWLGDDGVPVAGSDLVACTDAILPAMVDGDPEWAAWCAMLVTAHDLSAMGASPVGALDALAAPDAEHAQRLVRGLRAGADAFRLPVLGGHTQLGVSAALSVSGLGRTTHPVPAGGGTAGDTLSVTADLHGGWRRGYGHRQWDSSTSRSRDELAQMLDAVGVARPRAAKDVSMAGVVGTTGMLAEASGCGAELDVAAIPRPPGTDAGDWLTCFPGFAMVTADRRDAPPLPAGPATGAACGVLTSTPGVRLRWPDGDVTTAIPAGVTGLGPAAPTQEPTA from the coding sequence GTGAGCACCGCGACCCTCACCCACCTGCGCGTCGTCCGCGCCGAGGACGACCCGCGGCGCCTCGCGGCCTACCACGCGATGCGCCGCCGGGCCTTCGTCGAGCAGCAGGGGCTCTTCGCCCGCGAGGACCTCGACGACCACGACGCGGCGCCCGGCATCCGGGTGCTCGTGGCCGTCGACCACCACGGCGACGTCCTGGGCGGCGTGCGCCTGCACCCCGTCGGCGACGACCCGGCGCTGGGGTGGTGGCGCGGCAGCCGGCTGGTCTGCTCGGAGGTCCTCGGGCTGCGCCGCGGAGCTGTCGGGGCGGCGCTCGTGCGCGCGGCCTGCGGCGAGGCGCGCCGGGCCGGCGCGCTGCGCTTCGACGCGCACGTCCAGGCCCGCCACGCCTCGTTCTTCGCGCGGCTCGGCTGGGACGACGTCCGCGCCCTCGACGTCGGCGGCGCCGCCCACCGCCTCATGCGCTGGCCCGTGCTGCGCCTCGCCGCCCTGGCGCAGTCGACGAAGGCGCCGCTCGGCCCGCTGCTGGCCGAGGCGCTGGGCACCCCGGCGCCGTGGCTGGGCGACGACGGCGTGCCGGTCGCCGGCAGCGACCTCGTCGCCTGCACCGACGCGATCCTCCCGGCGATGGTCGACGGCGACCCGGAGTGGGCCGCCTGGTGCGCGATGCTCGTCACGGCCCACGACCTGTCCGCCATGGGCGCGTCCCCCGTCGGGGCGCTCGACGCCCTCGCCGCCCCCGACGCCGAGCACGCGCAGCGCCTCGTGCGCGGCCTGCGCGCCGGCGCCGACGCCTTCCGCCTCCCCGTCCTCGGCGGCCACACGCAGCTCGGCGTGAGCGCCGCGCTCAGCGTCAGCGGCCTGGGCCGCACGACGCACCCCGTCCCCGCCGGCGGCGGCACGGCGGGCGACACGCTCTCGGTCACGGCCGACCTGCACGGCGGCTGGCGCAGGGGCTACGGCCACCGCCAGTGGGACTCGTCGACCAGCCGCTCGCGCGACGAGCTGGCCCAGATGCTCGACGCGGTCGGCGTCGCCCGCCCGCGCGCCGCCAAGGACGTCTCCATGGCCGGCGTCGTCGGGACGACCGGCATGCTCGCCGAGGCCTCGGGCTGCGGCGCGGAGCTCGACGTCGCCGCCATCCCGCGCCCCCCCGGCACCGACGCGGGTGACTGGCTGACCTGCTTCCCCGGCTTCGCGATGGTCACGGCCGACCGCCGCGACGCCCCGCCGCTGCCCGCCGGGCCCGCGACCGGCGCGGCGTGCGGCGTCCTGACGAGCACCCCGGGCGTGCGCCTGCGCTGGCCCGACGGCGACGTCACCACCGCCATCCCCGCCGGCGTCACGGGGCTCGGCCCCGCCGCCCCGACCCAGGAGCCCACCGCATGA
- a CDS encoding MSMEG_0569 family flavin-dependent oxidoreductase, producing MPEVHLVVRWPDGTAQRCTSPSTAIERFLAPAGRYPAEEFVRRATAGLDAAGERVRERYGFRCTAAEAQAEAIRDAAALHTEAPDATVVVESLKRAAGRRRFPAPERLGGHRPVVVVGAGQAGLAVSWHLKARGIDHVVLERDRIASNWRDQRWDAFCLVTPNWQCRLPGHPYAGPEPDGFMVKDDIVAYVEDYAASFAPPVLEGVAVDAVERRGDLFLVRTPRGELTADAVVLAVGGYHVAKVPPLASALPAHVAQVHSSQYRNADALPDGGVLVVGSGQSGAQIAEDLHLAGRQVHLCVGSAPRVARFHRGRDVVAWLEDMGHYEMPVDEHPEGTGARREPNHYVTGRDGGRDIDLRAFAAQGMALHGRLLGARGAVLQTGGDLRANLDAADATKRRIEETIDRWIAAQGIDAPPAVPYSPVWAPPASADAPGALDLDAAGVRTVVWATGFRSDWSWVRIPEAFDATGYPAHDRGVTRVPGLHVLGLPWLHTWGSGRFAAVGRDAAHLAERIAAALPAGAPVRVA from the coding sequence ATGCCCGAGGTCCACCTCGTCGTCCGCTGGCCGGACGGCACCGCCCAGCGCTGCACCTCGCCCTCGACGGCGATCGAGCGCTTCCTCGCCCCCGCAGGGCGCTACCCGGCCGAGGAGTTCGTGCGCCGCGCGACCGCGGGCCTCGACGCCGCCGGCGAGCGCGTGCGCGAGCGCTACGGCTTCCGCTGCACGGCGGCCGAGGCGCAGGCCGAGGCGATCCGCGACGCGGCGGCGCTCCACACCGAGGCGCCGGACGCCACGGTCGTCGTGGAGTCGCTGAAGCGCGCGGCCGGCCGGCGGCGCTTCCCCGCCCCCGAGCGCCTGGGCGGCCACCGCCCGGTGGTCGTCGTGGGCGCCGGCCAGGCGGGCCTCGCCGTCTCCTGGCACCTCAAGGCGCGCGGGATCGACCACGTCGTGCTCGAGCGCGACCGCATCGCCTCGAACTGGCGCGACCAGCGTTGGGACGCCTTCTGCCTGGTCACCCCGAACTGGCAGTGCCGCCTGCCGGGTCACCCGTACGCCGGGCCCGAGCCGGACGGCTTCATGGTCAAGGACGACATCGTCGCCTACGTGGAGGACTACGCCGCGTCGTTCGCGCCGCCGGTCCTGGAGGGCGTCGCCGTCGACGCCGTGGAGCGCCGCGGCGACCTCTTCCTCGTGCGCACGCCGCGGGGCGAGCTCACCGCCGATGCCGTCGTCCTGGCCGTGGGCGGCTACCACGTGGCGAAGGTCCCGCCGCTGGCCTCGGCGCTGCCCGCGCACGTCGCCCAGGTCCACTCCTCCCAGTACCGCAACGCCGATGCGCTGCCCGACGGTGGCGTGCTCGTCGTCGGCTCGGGCCAGTCCGGTGCCCAGATCGCGGAGGACCTGCACCTCGCCGGGCGCCAGGTCCACCTGTGCGTCGGCAGCGCACCGCGCGTCGCGCGCTTCCACCGCGGCCGCGACGTCGTCGCCTGGCTGGAGGACATGGGCCACTACGAGATGCCCGTGGACGAGCACCCCGAGGGCACGGGCGCGCGGCGCGAGCCCAACCACTACGTCACGGGCCGCGACGGCGGGCGCGACATCGACCTGCGCGCCTTCGCCGCGCAGGGCATGGCGCTGCACGGCCGGCTGCTGGGCGCCCGGGGCGCCGTCCTGCAGACCGGCGGTGACCTGCGCGCGAACCTCGACGCCGCCGACGCGACCAAGCGCCGCATCGAGGAGACGATCGACCGGTGGATCGCGGCGCAGGGCATCGACGCCCCGCCGGCCGTCCCCTACTCCCCGGTGTGGGCACCGCCGGCCAGCGCCGACGCCCCCGGGGCGCTGGACCTGGACGCCGCCGGCGTGCGCACCGTCGTCTGGGCGACGGGCTTTCGCAGCGACTGGTCGTGGGTGCGCATCCCGGAGGCCTTCGACGCCACCGGCTACCCCGCGCACGACCGCGGCGTGACGCGCGTTCCCGGCCTCCACGTCCTGGGCCTGCCGTGGCTGCACACGTGGGGCTCGGGGCGCTTCGCCGCCGTCGGCCGCGACGCCGCACACCTGGCCGAGCGGATCGCCGCGGCGCTGCCGGCCGGCGCCCCGGTGCGCGTCGCGTAA
- a CDS encoding MSMEG_0572/Sll0783 family nitrogen starvation response protein yields the protein MAVEPKLSDAEIASLMEIPHPTKEMGDAIYGQTKVFPDYQAEPGETYLGMVHGIVHESSVSFVAVLLAIRALKKGFDSSLYFFGIGSLNCLQTRGFPTVGNELFPGMRNENAQLERFIADGGKVFACRLGLALHGAREEDLMEGVIPCHPLDMQDAMIEYSRKGAIINTTWMF from the coding sequence ATGGCCGTCGAGCCGAAGCTGAGCGACGCAGAGATCGCCAGCCTGATGGAGATCCCGCACCCCACGAAGGAGATGGGGGACGCGATCTACGGGCAGACGAAGGTCTTCCCCGACTACCAGGCCGAGCCCGGCGAGACCTACCTCGGGATGGTGCACGGCATCGTCCACGAGTCCTCGGTCTCGTTCGTGGCCGTCCTGCTCGCGATCCGCGCGCTCAAGAAGGGCTTCGACTCGAGCCTCTACTTCTTCGGCATCGGCTCGCTGAACTGCCTGCAGACCCGCGGCTTCCCGACGGTCGGCAACGAGCTGTTCCCGGGCATGCGCAACGAGAACGCGCAGCTCGAGCGCTTCATCGCCGACGGCGGCAAGGTCTTCGCGTGCCGGCTCGGCCTGGCGCTGCACGGCGCGCGCGAGGAGGACCTCATGGAGGGCGTCATCCCGTGCCACCCGCTGGACATGCAGGACGCGATGATCGAGTACTCCCGCAAGGGCGCGATCATCAACACGACCTGGATGTTCTAG
- a CDS encoding response regulator transcription factor, whose protein sequence is MDALRVLVAEDQALLRQGVVRLLQDLGFDVVAEAADADELRALALEHRPDVAVVDVQMPPEMTDDGLRAAQDLRRELPRMGILVLSQYLEEHYALALVADDPRGVGYLLKDRVADAGALAEAVRRVAEGGAVLDPEVVQRMVGRRRSDSRLDDLTTREREVLALMAEGKSNHGIAEVLGVTPAAVEKHVTGIFTKLELDRAPTEHRRVMAVLAKLRAS, encoded by the coding sequence GTGGACGCGCTGCGCGTGCTCGTCGCCGAGGACCAGGCGCTCCTGCGCCAGGGCGTCGTGCGCCTGCTGCAGGACCTGGGCTTCGACGTGGTGGCCGAGGCCGCCGACGCCGACGAGCTGCGCGCCCTCGCCCTCGAGCACCGCCCGGACGTCGCGGTCGTCGACGTCCAGATGCCGCCGGAGATGACCGACGACGGCCTGCGCGCCGCCCAGGACCTCCGCCGCGAGCTGCCGCGCATGGGCATCCTCGTGCTCTCCCAGTACCTCGAGGAGCACTACGCGCTGGCCCTCGTCGCCGACGACCCGCGCGGCGTCGGCTACCTGCTCAAGGACCGCGTGGCCGACGCCGGCGCGCTCGCCGAGGCCGTCCGCCGCGTCGCCGAGGGCGGCGCCGTCCTCGACCCCGAGGTCGTCCAGCGCATGGTCGGCCGCCGGCGCAGCGACAGCCGCCTCGACGACCTCACCACCCGCGAGCGCGAGGTCCTCGCCCTGATGGCCGAGGGCAAGTCCAACCACGGCATCGCGGAGGTCCTCGGCGTCACCCCCGCCGCCGTGGAGAAGCACGTCACGGGGATCTTCACGAAGCTCGAGCTCGACCGGGCGCCCACGGAGCACCGGCGGGTGATGGCGGTGCTGGCGAAGCTGCGGGCGTCGTAG
- a CDS encoding histidine kinase has protein sequence MGTLPTPDVWRSWPDGMLQALLASVVDAVYVVDPDGRVLFANPAAVLTLGYDDAGELLGRLSHPTIHYKRPDGTPFPDEECPLLRPRATGEAVQVEQDWFVRRDGSMVPVAYSSSPLQMAEGRGAVVVFRDISERLEAEEARLREGIARSLAEELEASRARIVAAADAERRRIGRDLHDGAQQRLVHLLMLLQGATARVGEDDEAVRDALGEAAGHAREAVQELRELVAGIHPAILTNRGLGAAVEALTARSPLPVAIDVPDRRWPAPVEVSAYFVVAEALTNAAKHAAQAGASRAWVRASDCDGRLLVEVGDDGPGGAAVGAGSGLTGLADRVAVLGGTLEVVSPVGGGTVVRAGLPVEGGA, from the coding sequence GTGGGCACGCTCCCCACCCCCGACGTCTGGCGCAGCTGGCCCGACGGCATGCTGCAGGCGCTGCTGGCCAGCGTCGTCGACGCCGTGTACGTCGTGGATCCCGACGGGCGCGTGCTCTTCGCCAACCCCGCCGCGGTGCTGACGCTGGGCTACGACGACGCGGGCGAGCTGCTCGGCCGCCTCAGCCACCCGACGATCCACTACAAGCGCCCCGACGGCACGCCGTTCCCCGACGAGGAGTGCCCGCTGCTGCGCCCGCGGGCCACCGGCGAGGCGGTGCAGGTCGAGCAGGACTGGTTCGTGCGCCGCGACGGCTCGATGGTCCCCGTCGCCTACTCCTCCTCGCCGCTGCAGATGGCCGAGGGCCGCGGCGCGGTCGTCGTCTTCCGCGACATCTCCGAGCGCCTGGAGGCCGAGGAGGCCCGGCTGCGCGAGGGCATCGCCCGCTCGTTGGCCGAGGAGCTCGAGGCCTCCCGGGCGCGCATCGTCGCCGCGGCCGACGCCGAGCGCCGCCGCATCGGCCGCGACCTCCACGACGGCGCCCAGCAGCGCCTCGTGCACCTGCTCATGCTCCTGCAGGGCGCGACGGCGCGGGTCGGCGAGGACGACGAGGCCGTCCGCGACGCCCTCGGCGAGGCCGCGGGCCACGCCCGCGAGGCCGTGCAGGAGCTGCGCGAGCTCGTCGCCGGCATCCATCCCGCGATCCTCACCAACCGCGGGCTCGGCGCGGCCGTCGAGGCCCTCACCGCCCGCTCGCCCCTGCCCGTGGCCATCGACGTCCCGGACCGCCGCTGGCCCGCCCCGGTGGAGGTGAGCGCCTACTTCGTCGTGGCCGAGGCGCTCACGAACGCGGCCAAGCACGCCGCGCAGGCGGGCGCCTCGCGCGCGTGGGTGCGCGCGTCGGACTGCGACGGTCGCCTGCTCGTCGAGGTGGGCGACGACGGCCCCGGCGGCGCGGCGGTGGGCGCGGGGAGCGGGCTGACCGGCCTGGCGGACCGCGTGGCGGTGCTGGGCGGGACGCTGGAGGTGGTCTCGCCGGTGGGCGGCGGGACGGTGGTGCGGGCGGGGTTGCCGGTGGAGGGCGGGGCGTGA
- a CDS encoding MSMEG_0568 family radical SAM protein yields MDVLGVDLELRSELAVLGLRSRPPVARRAGAGPSDDGHWSLDGAAATLPVIESSPFELREGGVLTRDGVVVEDALLEPIVRPRFYDLQTADGIPYEQLARLHGTEVLATTVVQTCVRYTAESTRCRFCTIEQSLRAGATTQVKRPDQLAEVAEAAVRLDGVRQVVMTTGTSNGADRGAKHLARCVRAILERVPGLPIQVQIEPPVELGWIQRLKDAGATAVGIHVESLDQEVRERWTPGKATVSLARYEEAWREAVRVFGHNKVSTYLLVGLGEDPDELVAGAERLIAMGVYPFVVPYRPLEGSLAHADGVPAPDPLTLMRVTRKVARALKAAGMRGVDQGAGCAACGACSALGGACG; encoded by the coding sequence CTGGATGTTCTAGGCGTGGACCTCGAGCTGCGCAGCGAGCTCGCGGTCCTGGGTCTGCGCTCGCGCCCGCCGGTGGCCCGGCGGGCGGGGGCGGGGCCCAGCGACGACGGGCACTGGTCCCTCGACGGGGCGGCGGCGACGCTGCCCGTCATCGAGAGCTCGCCCTTCGAGCTGCGCGAGGGCGGCGTCCTGACCCGGGACGGCGTCGTCGTCGAGGACGCGCTGCTCGAGCCGATCGTCCGCCCGCGCTTCTACGACCTGCAGACCGCGGACGGCATCCCCTACGAGCAGCTCGCACGCCTGCACGGCACCGAGGTGCTCGCCACCACGGTCGTGCAGACGTGCGTGCGCTACACCGCCGAGTCGACGCGCTGTCGCTTCTGCACGATCGAGCAGTCCCTGCGCGCCGGCGCCACGACCCAGGTCAAGCGCCCCGACCAGCTCGCCGAGGTCGCCGAGGCCGCGGTGCGCCTCGACGGGGTCCGCCAGGTCGTGATGACCACCGGGACGTCCAACGGCGCCGACCGCGGCGCCAAGCACCTCGCCCGCTGCGTCCGGGCGATCCTCGAGCGCGTGCCGGGCCTGCCGATCCAGGTGCAGATCGAGCCGCCCGTCGAACTCGGCTGGATCCAGCGCCTCAAGGACGCCGGCGCCACCGCGGTCGGCATCCACGTCGAGTCGCTGGACCAGGAGGTCCGCGAGCGCTGGACGCCCGGCAAGGCGACCGTGTCGCTCGCGCGCTACGAGGAGGCCTGGCGCGAGGCGGTGCGCGTCTTCGGCCACAACAAGGTCTCGACCTACCTCCTGGTCGGCCTGGGCGAGGACCCCGACGAGCTCGTCGCCGGCGCCGAGCGCCTCATCGCGATGGGCGTCTACCCCTTCGTCGTCCCCTACCGGCCGCTCGAGGGCTCGCTGGCCCACGCCGACGGCGTCCCCGCGCCGGACCCGCTGACGCTCATGCGCGTCACGCGCAAGGTCGCGCGGGCGCTGAAGGCGGCGGGGATGCGCGGCGTCGACCAGGGCGCGGGCTGTGCGGCCTGCGGCGCCTGCTCGGCGCTCGGCGGGGCGTGCGGGTGA